A window of the Lactuca sativa cultivar Salinas chromosome 5, Lsat_Salinas_v11, whole genome shotgun sequence genome harbors these coding sequences:
- the LOC111913245 gene encoding transcription factor bHLH18 has translation MSKRVNLVQSSSPIMEIPQFKSLSQSTGIEDSFFNFQWPVNSIDNQLSSMAAFGEKKTHDHHLHAHAPFFDETVMESSSRPTKELKNHSNNLPSSQFGNQNYYVFNQGFQGSNSGGAKMSSTSNNTRVPPYQDHILAERKRREKLRQHFIALSALLPNLKRMDKASVLGDAIEYTKILQEKVKILEEQTQKKANIKSVKFEVVVDGGEISSSEKISGVPEKLPEIEARFSGKNVLIRVHCEKKTGVVENTLAEIEKLHLSVISSNAMIFANSALHITIIAQMDRDLIITMEELVKNLRFGLKKFM, from the exons ATGTCTAAAAGAGTGAATTTGGTGCAATCCTCATCGCCAATTATGGAAATTCCACAATTTAAAAGCTTATCACAATCGACTGGAATAGAGGATTCGTTTTTCAATTTCCAGTGGCCAGTCAACTCCATTGATAATCAACTCAGTTCAATGGCAGCATTTGGAGAGAAGAAGACACATGATCATCACCTTCATGCTCATGCACCTTTCTTTGATGAGACTGTTATGGAATCATCTTCAAGACCCACTAAAGAGCTCAAAAATCACAGCAATAACTTACCATCATCCCAATTTGGCAACCAAAACTATTATGTTTTCAACCAAGGTTTTCAAGGTAGCAATAGTGGTGGTGCAAAAATGTCATCTACAAGCAACAACACTAGAGTTCCTCCATATCAAGATCATATATTGGCTGAAAGAAAGAGGCGAGAGAAACTCAGACAACACTTCATAGCCCTCTCTGCTTTACTCCCTAACCTCAAAAGG ATGGATAAGGCTTCTGTTCTTGGAGATGCAATTGAGTATACAAAGATCCTACAAGAGAAAGTGAAGATACTTGAAGAGCAGACACAAAAGAAAGCAAACATAAAATCAGTAAAATTTGAGGTGGTGGTTGATGGTGGTGAAATTTCTTCAAGTGAGAAAATCTCCGGTGTACCGGAAAAACTCCCGGAGATTGAAGCAAGATTTTCCGGGAAGAATGTCCTAATAAGAGTCCATTGTGAGAAAAAAACAGGTGTTGTAGAAAACACATTGGCTGAAATAGAGAAGCTTCATCTCTCCGTGATCAGCAGTAATGCCATGATCTTTGCGAATTCTGCTCTTCATATAACCATTATTGCTCAG ATGGATAGGGATTTAATCATCACAATGGAGGAATTGGTAAAGAACCTACGGTTTGGACTCAAGAAATTCATGTGA